A genomic region of Azoarcus sp. KH32C contains the following coding sequences:
- a CDS encoding carotenoid oxygenase family protein — MDHAFHHAMEASREYDLDLTVTAGRWPEDLHGHAFIIGPAQPALAGWVFTGTGIITRVDLAPDADGRPHWRSKFVSTPDTELIHRLARSLDPATFGAILAGGGFAMTNTSPHFFRDRLLLTFDEQRPAEFDPVTLDFKSYCGGVGEYPATRPHPLFPEVCTTGHPVEDLDDDCMWWCNVAMRPVGKSRTDAESILHVVRWDGAGDVETWAVPGARVATGVHEVTVTRDYVIYCEVGFQKEPGAMGGRGRTKPHPPYTDIHIIAKRDLTAENRGRAVPCTHARVPCESFHQFADYAQDGDDITLYIAHSNSWDINWAINETDTVWGSDRAPVAGLHGMTPTATDAAPVGRYVIDGRTGELKDSKLFLDPARHWATILYSRDMRRPALERGKYLWQAYFGCDPEMLITGVVEMYRDHPYRIVPVDELPREDIPSTLVCIDLKSMSEQSSWTFPAGSYGQSPVFVPDPKGGDGWVVMFVQFPDRTEVQVFDALALGRGPVAVASAPDLKQSFQVHSGFMPAIRSQDTGYRRPLAADIGDGWRSLPEAAHGVIESVLAEFA; from the coding sequence ATGGATCACGCGTTTCACCATGCAATGGAAGCGAGCCGCGAGTACGACCTCGACCTGACCGTCACCGCCGGCCGCTGGCCCGAAGACCTCCATGGCCACGCCTTCATCATCGGTCCGGCGCAGCCCGCCCTGGCCGGCTGGGTGTTCACCGGCACCGGCATCATCACGCGGGTGGATCTCGCCCCCGACGCCGACGGCCGCCCCCACTGGCGCTCGAAGTTCGTGTCGACGCCCGATACCGAACTCATCCACCGCCTCGCCCGCAGCCTCGATCCGGCAACCTTCGGCGCCATCCTGGCCGGCGGCGGCTTCGCGATGACCAACACCTCGCCGCACTTTTTCCGCGATCGGCTGCTGCTCACTTTCGACGAACAGCGCCCGGCCGAATTCGATCCCGTCACGCTCGACTTCAAGAGCTACTGCGGCGGGGTCGGCGAATACCCCGCCACCCGGCCCCACCCGCTGTTCCCCGAGGTGTGCACCACCGGCCATCCGGTCGAAGACCTCGACGACGACTGCATGTGGTGGTGCAACGTGGCGATGCGTCCGGTCGGCAAGTCCCGCACCGACGCCGAGTCGATCCTGCACGTGGTGCGCTGGGACGGCGCAGGCGACGTGGAGACCTGGGCCGTGCCTGGCGCGCGCGTCGCCACCGGCGTGCATGAGGTCACCGTCACGCGCGACTACGTCATCTACTGCGAGGTCGGCTTCCAGAAGGAACCGGGCGCGATGGGCGGACGCGGACGGACCAAGCCGCATCCGCCATACACCGACATCCACATCATCGCCAAGCGCGACCTGACCGCCGAGAACCGTGGCCGCGCCGTGCCGTGCACCCATGCGCGCGTGCCCTGCGAGTCCTTCCATCAGTTCGCCGACTACGCCCAGGACGGCGACGACATCACCCTCTACATCGCCCACTCCAACAGCTGGGACATCAACTGGGCGATCAACGAGACCGACACCGTGTGGGGCAGCGACCGCGCGCCGGTCGCGGGCCTCCATGGCATGACGCCGACCGCCACCGACGCTGCGCCGGTCGGGCGCTACGTGATCGACGGCCGCACCGGCGAGCTGAAGGATTCCAAACTCTTCCTCGACCCGGCGCGGCACTGGGCGACGATCCTCTACAGCCGCGACATGCGCCGCCCGGCGCTCGAGCGCGGCAAGTACCTGTGGCAGGCCTACTTCGGCTGCGACCCCGAGATGCTGATCACCGGGGTGGTCGAGATGTATCGCGACCATCCCTACCGCATCGTGCCGGTCGACGAGCTGCCACGCGAGGACATCCCGTCCACCCTGGTGTGCATCGACCTCAAGAGCATGAGCGAGCAATCGTCGTGGACCTTCCCTGCGGGCAGCTACGGCCAGTCGCCGGTGTTCGTGCCCGACCCCAAGGGCGGTGACGGCTGGGTCGTGATGTTCGTGCAGTTTCCCGACCGGACCGAGGTGCAGGTCTTCGATGCGCTGGCGCTCGGCCGCGGGCCGGTGGCGGTGGCCAGCGCGCCGGACCTGAAACAGTCGTTCCAGGTCCACTCGGGCTTCATGCCCGCCATCCGCTCCCAGGACACCGGCTACCGCCGTCCGCTCGCGGCGGACATCGGCGACGGCTGGCGCAGTCTGCCGGAAGCCGCGCACGGGGTGATCGAGTCCGTGCTGGCCGAGTTCGCCTGA
- a CDS encoding aromatic ring-hydroxylating dioxygenase subunit alpha, whose translation MDAVIEKHAEPASPSALARRTRIGAEIRRRLVAHLAAGGTTDMAASTLQFGGSVYTDPARFAAEKRELFGNTPLVAGLSGDIPNPGDVILFDLAGPPILITRDKDRQLHAFLNVCPHRGARLVTECTAQRRLVCPFHAWTFDLDGALMAIPGREGFEGLDPATRGLTRVPVAEWNGLVFVQATPGEASIDVEGFLGNFAPELAQLELGAGQPVKSGVLEARANWKYVLDTFGESYHFARLHNQTLAPYFISNVAAFDRFDRGYRVAFPDVGLRALVGKPEAEWPPTEFAAVHFLFPNTILFIGSVVPGKWYIQVFRLFPGDSVGTTRTHFAVYAPRDGADDAYRAEVAQAYDATAHVVMTEDYRVAAEAWDALSRSPGARVVFGRNEIALHGVQQSIAQAIDMPLA comes from the coding sequence GTGGACGCAGTGATCGAAAAGCACGCCGAGCCGGCATCCCCAAGCGCGCTGGCACGGCGCACGCGCATCGGCGCCGAGATCCGCCGCCGACTGGTGGCGCACCTCGCGGCCGGCGGCACCACCGACATGGCGGCCTCGACGCTGCAGTTCGGCGGCTCGGTCTACACCGACCCCGCCCGCTTCGCCGCCGAGAAACGCGAACTCTTCGGCAACACGCCGCTGGTGGCGGGCCTGAGCGGCGACATCCCCAACCCCGGCGACGTGATCCTGTTCGACCTGGCCGGCCCGCCCATCCTGATCACCCGCGACAAGGACCGGCAACTGCACGCCTTTCTCAACGTCTGCCCCCATCGCGGCGCCCGGCTGGTCACCGAATGCACGGCGCAGCGGCGCCTCGTGTGCCCTTTTCACGCGTGGACCTTCGACCTCGACGGCGCGCTGATGGCGATCCCCGGCCGCGAGGGCTTCGAAGGGCTCGATCCGGCGACCCGCGGGCTGACGCGCGTGCCGGTGGCGGAATGGAATGGCCTCGTTTTCGTGCAGGCCACGCCGGGCGAGGCGAGCATCGACGTCGAGGGCTTCCTCGGCAACTTCGCCCCCGAGCTGGCGCAGCTCGAACTGGGCGCCGGCCAGCCGGTCAAGTCGGGCGTGCTTGAGGCGCGCGCCAACTGGAAATACGTGCTCGACACCTTTGGCGAGAGCTATCACTTCGCGCGCCTGCACAACCAGACACTGGCCCCCTACTTCATCTCCAACGTCGCCGCCTTCGACCGCTTCGACCGCGGTTACCGGGTCGCCTTCCCGGACGTCGGCCTCCGCGCCCTCGTCGGCAAACCCGAGGCCGAATGGCCGCCGACCGAGTTCGCCGCGGTCCATTTCCTGTTTCCCAACACCATCCTCTTCATCGGGTCGGTGGTGCCCGGCAAGTGGTACATCCAGGTCTTCCGCCTCTTTCCCGGAGACTCGGTCGGCACCACGCGCACCCACTTCGCCGTGTACGCCCCGCGCGACGGCGCGGACGACGCGTACCGGGCCGAGGTGGCGCAGGCCTACGACGCGACCGCCCACGTGGTGATGACCGAGGACTATCGCGTCGCCGCCGAAGCGTGGGACGCGCTGTCGCGTTCGCCCGGCGCGCGCGTGGTCTTCGGGCGCAACGAGATCGCGCTGCACGGCGTACAACAAAGCATCGCTCAAGCGATCGACATGCCGCTCGCGTGA
- a CDS encoding LuxR family transcriptional regulator: MAVVWDEQFRERLTAQASLTDAARLLAETATAMGWDRAAFQPDREATRLPRADDGQFVAEAMGWSADYVSEWLKLDLGRRCPVIQQCGRICDAFVWESDPAGATWRGRALLPEQCRVLDFYRDCADGAVTVPVHRPDGRTGYVSWFLRDGRALAERFRQTYRATFVISHAFIRHLDRLLLEDSRGRLADKGAGVLTARELECLGWAARGKTEEDIGLILGRSRETVHFHLQNAMHKLAASNRTHAVAIACSHGLITVL; encoded by the coding sequence ATGGCAGTGGTGTGGGATGAGCAGTTCCGTGAACGGCTGACCGCTCAGGCCAGTCTGACCGACGCAGCCCGCCTGCTGGCTGAGACCGCGACGGCGATGGGCTGGGACCGCGCCGCCTTCCAACCCGACCGCGAAGCGACTCGCCTGCCCCGCGCCGACGACGGCCAGTTCGTCGCCGAGGCCATGGGCTGGTCCGCAGACTATGTCAGCGAATGGCTCAAGCTCGACCTGGGCCGTCGATGCCCGGTCATCCAGCAGTGCGGCCGCATCTGTGATGCCTTCGTGTGGGAGAGCGACCCCGCCGGCGCCACCTGGCGCGGGCGCGCGCTACTGCCCGAGCAGTGCCGCGTGCTGGATTTCTACCGCGATTGCGCCGACGGCGCGGTGACCGTGCCGGTGCATCGCCCGGACGGGCGCACCGGCTACGTCTCCTGGTTCCTGCGCGACGGGCGCGCGCTGGCGGAGCGCTTCCGGCAGACCTACCGCGCCACCTTCGTCATTTCCCACGCCTTCATCCGTCACCTCGATCGCCTCCTCCTTGAGGACAGTCGGGGCCGACTGGCGGACAAGGGAGCCGGGGTGCTGACCGCGCGCGAACTCGAATGCCTCGGTTGGGCCGCGCGCGGCAAGACCGAGGAAGACATCGGCCTCATCCTCGGTCGCTCGCGCGAGACCGTGCATTTCCACCTGCAGAACGCCATGCACAAGCTGGCCGCCAGCAATCGCACCCACGCGGTGGCGATCGCCTGCTCGCATGGGCTGATCACGGTGCTGTAG
- a CDS encoding NADP-dependent oxidoreductase, with the protein MTELNRQITLLSRPAGRPCEANFRLVESPLPTPGQGQVLVRNHWLSLDPYMRGRMMDVRNYAPPVGIGEVMVGDTAGEVILSHHPDFRPGDRVVGALGWQRYGVAEGEALRKVDAERIPLSVHLGAAGMPGVTAYVGLTDLCAAKAGETVVVTAAAGAVGSVAGQLARLRGCTVVGVAGGAAKCRHVVEALGFHDCVDYKAPELRRRLKAALPNGVDCLFDNVGGEVLDALLGRLNPFSRVTLCGAISEVDNPSPHGVRRLLPLIVNRVRVQGFIVGDHRARWAAAIDELSGHVASGRIRCHETVAEGLAAAPAAFLDLLAGRSLGKQLVRLE; encoded by the coding sequence ATGACCGAACTCAATCGCCAGATCACGTTGCTAAGCCGCCCCGCGGGCAGGCCCTGCGAGGCCAACTTCCGTCTGGTGGAGAGCCCGCTGCCGACGCCCGGGCAGGGGCAGGTACTGGTGCGCAATCACTGGCTCTCGCTCGACCCCTACATGCGCGGCCGCATGATGGATGTGCGCAATTACGCGCCGCCGGTGGGGATCGGGGAGGTAATGGTGGGCGATACCGCAGGCGAGGTGATCCTGTCGCACCACCCGGACTTTCGCCCGGGCGATCGGGTGGTCGGGGCGCTCGGCTGGCAGCGCTACGGGGTCGCCGAGGGTGAGGCGCTGCGCAAGGTCGATGCCGAGCGAATCCCGCTGTCGGTCCATCTGGGCGCCGCCGGGATGCCGGGTGTTACCGCCTACGTCGGTCTGACCGACCTGTGCGCGGCGAAGGCCGGCGAGACCGTCGTGGTGACCGCAGCGGCCGGTGCCGTGGGCAGCGTTGCCGGGCAGCTCGCGCGCTTGCGGGGCTGTACCGTGGTCGGCGTCGCCGGCGGCGCGGCGAAATGCCGGCACGTGGTCGAGGCGCTCGGCTTTCATGACTGCGTCGACTACAAGGCGCCCGAACTGCGCCGCCGCCTCAAGGCCGCGTTGCCGAATGGCGTCGACTGCCTCTTCGACAACGTTGGCGGGGAGGTGCTGGATGCGCTGCTGGGGCGCCTCAATCCCTTTTCGCGCGTGACCCTTTGCGGCGCGATTTCGGAGGTGGACAACCCGAGTCCGCATGGCGTGCGACGACTGCTGCCCTTGATCGTCAACCGGGTGCGGGTGCAGGGCTTCATCGTCGGCGACCATCGTGCGCGCTGGGCGGCGGCGATCGACGAACTGAGCGGACACGTCGCGAGCGGGCGGATCCGCTGCCACGAGACGGTGGCCGAGGGCTTGGCAGCCGCGCCGGCGGCGTTTCTCGACCTGCTTGCCGGCCGCAGCCTTGGCAAGCAACTGGTTCGCCTCGAATGA
- a CDS encoding aromatic ring-hydroxylating dioxygenase subunit alpha, whose amino-acid sequence MDERQAYIEITRRLLAHVAAGTTDSAAEVYRLPTTVYTDPVLFEREKQTIFKDNPQLVCFSADLPGPGTYYTFDDLKLPVLLTRDNDGEIHAFLNACTHRSARLKDGCGKAASLSCPYHAWGFDLKGNLRTIYQEKTFGEIDKSCYNLVKLPVEEKYGLVYVGLDPDIRFTIDEILGDAAPLFSAWGIDKARLVNTHEWQLKTNWKLALDTFCEGYHFSILHKKSLGDVSLGNVAAFDRFGPDLRSHRLAFPNTTISRLQDIPEAQWTLDIFNEFQLVHFIYPNISLLVSPAAVELFQLYPGDTVGEHLTRYRCYWREDRGQGGWGVSDPQAHFEFVRDIVTDEDYWVSANVMKSLHGNLRPFNTFGRNEPALHNMHQAFLRGAGCTPQEAPLVKAGAL is encoded by the coding sequence ATGGACGAGAGACAAGCGTATATCGAGATTACCCGGCGGCTGCTGGCGCACGTCGCGGCCGGCACCACCGACAGCGCCGCCGAGGTGTATCGCCTGCCGACCACGGTCTACACCGACCCGGTGCTGTTCGAGCGCGAGAAGCAAACGATCTTCAAGGACAACCCGCAACTGGTGTGCTTCAGCGCCGACCTGCCGGGCCCCGGCACCTACTACACTTTCGACGACCTCAAGCTGCCGGTGCTGCTCACGCGCGACAACGACGGCGAGATCCATGCGTTCCTCAACGCGTGCACCCACCGCTCGGCGCGCCTCAAGGACGGCTGCGGCAAGGCCGCCTCGCTGAGCTGTCCCTACCACGCCTGGGGCTTCGACCTGAAAGGCAACCTGCGCACCATCTATCAGGAGAAGACGTTCGGCGAGATCGACAAGTCCTGCTACAACCTGGTCAAGCTGCCCGTCGAGGAGAAATACGGGCTCGTCTACGTGGGGCTCGATCCCGACATCCGCTTCACGATCGACGAGATCCTCGGCGACGCGGCGCCGCTCTTTTCCGCCTGGGGGATCGACAAGGCGCGCCTGGTCAACACCCACGAGTGGCAGCTCAAGACCAACTGGAAACTCGCGCTGGACACCTTCTGCGAGGGCTACCACTTCAGCATCCTGCACAAGAAGAGCCTGGGCGACGTGTCGCTCGGCAACGTCGCCGCCTTCGACCGCTTCGGCCCGGACCTGCGCAGCCACCGCCTGGCCTTTCCGAATACGACCATCAGCCGGCTCCAGGACATCCCCGAGGCGCAATGGACGCTGGACATCTTCAACGAATTCCAGCTGGTCCATTTCATCTACCCGAACATCTCGCTGCTGGTGTCGCCCGCCGCGGTGGAGCTCTTCCAGCTCTATCCCGGCGACACGGTGGGCGAGCATCTGACCCGCTATCGCTGCTACTGGCGCGAGGATCGTGGCCAGGGCGGGTGGGGGGTGAGCGACCCCCAGGCGCACTTCGAATTCGTGCGCGACATCGTCACCGACGAGGACTATTGGGTCAGCGCCAACGTGATGAAGAGCCTGCACGGCAACCTGCGGCCGTTCAATACCTTCGGCCGCAACGAACCGGCGTTGCACAACATGCACCAGGCCTTCCTGCGAGGGGCGGGCTGCACGCCGCAGGAAGCGCCGCTGGTGAAGGCCGGGGCGCTCTGA